The Nitrospira sp. genome segment TCCAGGGCTGCGATCGCCGGATCGGATGCGTTGAATGACGTATAGTGCACGCGGCGGCCTTCGAAGAATCCGTCCGTCATTTTGAAGGTGGCCGTGCGCTTCTCCAGATCGATACGGATGAGACGATCGTGCGGGCCGCTGTTGTTCTTGATCTGCGGCGCATTCAACACGATGCCGTTGGGCAGTTGGATCAACGGCGTGTAGAGTGCCTCACCAATGGCGCCAGGCTTCGCTTCCTTCGGAGGGAACCCGGTCTCGCTCGGCACCACGATACGCTCCGGCGAGAAGTCCACACTGCCGAGGAACTGCACCTTCCCGTTCACCATACCGACGGATTGAACCGCAAGCGTGCCCTTGCCGTTCGCCATCTTGGGGCTGAAGTGCACCCCGCGCGCGGCGGCGTCGGCCTTGTCCGATGACTCAGTCACCACGAACCACACCGTCTCGCCGCTTCGCTGGTCTTCGAAAATCGGTAGCGTCACTTCCGTATAGTCCGCATTCTCGACGGCGCTCTTTAATAGCAAGCGATGGCCCTTCTTCATGCCCATGCTCTCCGCGTTGGCCGATACACAGCCCACGGACAGAGCCGCCACGCCCACGGCTGCCATCAACCCGAACGTCGTCACTTGTCGCATCTGCTTCCTCATAACCGTTCTCCTCAAGCAGGTGAAGTGGATCATTCCACTCTCTACGCAGGAGTCGGAGCAGGCGGGAAGATCTTACAGGTTGGAAGAGTCTGGTGGCGGAATGAAGAGTGGACTTAAGCGGATTACGAACTCCGTTTTCGTCTGAGAGTAAGGATCGCAATCATAGAGATTACGGCGATCAACGGCCCACCGACAAACGCGCCGGTCATCGCGCCTTCGAGGGACTTGTCGTGCTGGTTGGAAGAGAAGAGTTCAATCGCGGCCATCGTCCCGAACAAGCCGACGACATAGCCCAGGATCGCCGCCAGCAGGGCCACTCCAAAGGTTTTCTTGGAGCGTAGTTACAGCTAAGGGTCAATCGCCGAGTGTTTGGATAGGGAGATGAGATGCTTTCTCCCCAGCCTGAATTACGCGTGCCCGCTCAAGAGAAAGTCATCGAGCACGAGCACTTCTAGGTCGCTGAATCGCTTGAGCTGGGAATCATTGGTAACAAAGACATCGGCACGTTCACGCACAGCTGTTGCGAGCTGAATGCAATCCGGCGTCTTAAAGTTAAACCGCGCTCTGATCTCAGCAGCATGTTCGGCGATTGTCTGTTCCAAAGGTAACAATCGAATGTTGTTGCTGTTGAGCAGGATGTCGCGATATTGGCAGGCCATCGAACGATTTCCATTCCTTAAGGGGTGAACCATGACCTCGAGAAGCGTGAGATAGGATGAAATCGCAGGAAGATTTGCGGCAGAGAGATGGATAAAGAGTGGATCAACAATCGAAATGTATTGTGGGGTCTGCTGAACAAAATAAATCAGAACATTGGTATCCAGGCAGATGCATCGTTTGCCGCGCAATCGGTCAACGAGCGTCCCATTCATTTCTTAGCTCATTGATATATTTCTTTGGGTCGACTCCTTGCCAGACTTCTCTGCCAAGCCCGCGCAACTCGAGAATGCTATGTCGCCGGGCCATGGGCTTTCCTAAAACTATCGAGGTTAATCCTCCAAGTCTGTACTCCTCATCAATGAGGCTGGATACATCCTTGATTGCACTCCCTGAAACTACATAGGCATAAGGGGCCGACATTTCTCGATCAGCCAATAGGGATGTCATAGCGACTCCAGATCAAATAAATTTCTCAACTTATCTGTAATGCTTCCCTCGAATGCGGCTTCAATATTTTTGTGTGCAATAGCGACCTGGTCTTTGATTGAGTCAAAACCCAATGGGTGCTCCGGCTTAAAGATATCATACAGATCTAATAAATGTGCGACCTCATTTGGTTTCTCGGCTGGGGCGCTCCCAAATGTAATCAGCACCCCGTGCCCTCCTTGTTGAGAAGGAAGGTCTACTCGAATCATGAAGCGGCCATGCATTTCTCCCATGGCTTTCGGAAGCTGAGGGTATACGGTGAAGTAATCCTCCATCAGAATCTGTGTGTGCGGAATAACGACACGATTGATATACCGTAACCCTAATCGAGCAATTCCCTTGGGGTTCGCCACTTTTCGGTATGTCTCAAGAGAAGAATAAATCAGCGGTTCCCACTCTTCAAAATGGGGATATGGACGGAGCTGATTTATAACCAGAACATCCTGGCCAATTTGGATGAGTCGACTCTCATCTGAAGTAACAAACTGCATCCACGGAGGGAGTCGCTTTACTCCAGCTGAGGCCTCACCAGCGGTCGAGAACATGACTTGGGCTTCTTGAATTTCCCGTTGTCGCTTGACTGGGAAGTCGATCTTGATTTGATCATAGAATTGACCTGGAACAGTGTCATCCCATTCTGAACCCTCAAAGTATAGCTCGCATAAGGCTTCTACAATAGGAGGGTAACGATACTTTCGGCGTGGAGCCATTTCTTCTATCTCCACTGAAATGATACGTGAATTAGTGATTCTTATAGCGACTACCTCGTGAGAAGACAAGTATCTGCAAAGATATGTCAATCAAGCTTACGCAATCCTTCAAGCGCTTTCAGTTGCTTTGGAGTAGCCCCATCAAGGTGCCGGTTTTGAACGATCGGCACTCTGATCAGACTTCACCTCATTGCTGTAAGATCCCCTCTATCCCAGGGACTACTTGCCAGCACGGAGGCGCTTCATGTTCCTGACTCCCTACTATGACATCATTATTATCGGCACCGGTCCAGGGGGCGGCACCCTCGCTTACAAGCTGGCACCGTCAGGGAAGAAGATCCTCTTGTTGGAACGGGGCGGATATCTGCCGCGGGAGAAGGATAACTGGAGTTCCAAGACGGTCTTCATCGATAACAAGTACAAGGCTAAAGAAACCTGGAAGGACAAGGATGGCGGCACCTTCCACCCCGGCATCCACTACAACGTCGGCGGGAATAGCAAAGTTTACGGTGCGGCACTGCTCCGCATGCGCGAACAGGACTTCGGCGAGGTAAAACATCACGGTGGCATCTCGCCTGAATGGCCGATCCGCTACGACGACCTTGAGCCCTATTACACCGAGGCTGAATATCTATATTTCGTGCATGGCAATCGTGGCGAAGATCCGACCGAACCAAAAGCGAGCGCGCCCTACAAATATCCAGCCCTCAGGCACGAACCCCGCATTCAGGAACTGCACGAGGACTGGCTGAAATGCGGCTACAAGCCATTCCACCTGCCGGTCGGCGTGATGCTGAACGAGCAGCAGAAAGAAAAGAGCGCCTGTATCCGCTGCAGCACGTGCGACGGCTATCCCTGCTTGGTCAACGCCAAGGCTGACTCACAGGTAATCTGCGTCGATCCGGCATTGCAGTACCCGAACGTGACGCTGATCACAAACGCGTTGGTGACAAGGCTAGAGACGAGTGGCACGGGGCGAGAGGTGACGGGCGTCGTGGTGGAACGAAACGGAAGGACGGAAACCTACAAGGGCAGCATCGTGGGGGTCTCAGCCGGCGCGATCAATTCGGCGGCGCTATTACTGAAGTCCGTGAACGAGAAACATCCGAATGG includes the following:
- a CDS encoding TIGR04255 family protein — protein: MAPRRKYRYPPIVEALCELYFEGSEWDDTVPGQFYDQIKIDFPVKRQREIQEAQVMFSTAGEASAGVKRLPPWMQFVTSDESRLIQIGQDVLVINQLRPYPHFEEWEPLIYSSLETYRKVANPKGIARLGLRYINRVVIPHTQILMEDYFTVYPQLPKAMGEMHGRFMIRVDLPSQQGGHGVLITFGSAPAEKPNEVAHLLDLYDIFKPEHPLGFDSIKDQVAIAHKNIEAAFEGSITDKLRNLFDLESL
- a CDS encoding GMC family oxidoreductase, with translation MFLTPYYDIIIIGTGPGGGTLAYKLAPSGKKILLLERGGYLPREKDNWSSKTVFIDNKYKAKETWKDKDGGTFHPGIHYNVGGNSKVYGAALLRMREQDFGEVKHHGGISPEWPIRYDDLEPYYTEAEYLYFVHGNRGEDPTEPKASAPYKYPALRHEPRIQELHEDWLKCGYKPFHLPVGVMLNEQQKEKSACIRCSTCDGYPCLVNAKADSQVICVDPALQYPNVTLITNALVTRLETSGTGREVTGVVVERNGRTETYKGSIVGVSAGAINSAALLLKSVNEKHPNGLANSSDMVGRHYMCHNNSAMLAISKRPNPTVFQKTIGLNDFYHASADWDFPMGHISMIGKQDLDSLRAGAPAFAPGVALDQMAKHSLDFWMTSEDLPDPNNRVLVGKDGGITLAYTENNLDAHRHLAAKLKSMLNHIGCEEHLLPTHLYLGKKIPIAGTAHQCGTVRFGRDPRTSVLDVNCKAHDLNNLYVVDASFFVSSSAVNPSLTIMANALRVGDHLLDRLK
- a CDS encoding PIN domain-containing protein, which encodes MNGTLVDRLRGKRCICLDTNVLIYFVQQTPQYISIVDPLFIHLSAANLPAISSYLTLLEVMVHPLRNGNRSMACQYRDILLNSNNIRLLPLEQTIAEHAAEIRARFNFKTPDCIQLATAVRERADVFVTNDSQLKRFSDLEVLVLDDFLLSGHA